A single genomic interval of Musa acuminata AAA Group cultivar baxijiao chromosome BXJ3-4, Cavendish_Baxijiao_AAA, whole genome shotgun sequence harbors:
- the LOC135636739 gene encoding replication protein A 70 kDa DNA-binding subunit B-like produces MASDQVEMRKSVTPGAVSMLLSNSSPDSPSDIPEIIVQVVDLKPIGSSSTRFTFMASDGKMKLKAMLPTHFSSEINSGKLQNLGLIRILDYTCNSIPNQPEKALIVTKCEIVCPSLDMEIKSDVKKEETGITLKPKQEALIKIDAKKEELGMSMKPKQEMVTKSAVQIVREQHGNAAPAARLAMTRRVHPLASLNPYQGNWTIKVRLTNKGNLRSYRNARGEGHVFNVELTDEDGTQIQATMFNEAATKFYPKFELGKVYYISKGSLRVANKQFNTVQNDYEMTLNENSIVEEVEGEAFVPETKYNFVRIDRLGAYVNGRELVDLIGIVQNVSSTLSIRRKSNNDTIPKRDITIADDSNKTVNVSLWNDLATDVGQQLLDMVDTSPVVAIKCLKVGDFQGVSLSTLSRSTVVINPDLPETKKLRSWYDSEGKGTSMASIGSNLISPNSKTGSRSMYSDRVFLSQITDDPTLGQDKPAFFSINVYVSFIKPDQTMWYRACKTCNKKVTEAVGSGYWCESCQKNDDQCSLRYIMVVKVSDPSGEAWLSVFNEPAEKIMGCSADELDRVKTEEGDEKYQLKLKEATWVPHLFRVSVAYTEFMNDRRQRITVRAEAPVDCAAESSYLLEEIHKLSVS; encoded by the exons CACCCGCTTCAC ATTTATGGCTAGTGATGGGAAGATGAAGCTGAAAGCCATGCTTCCAACTCATTTTTCTTCAGAAATCAATTCCGGCAAACTCCAGAACCTTGGCCTCATCCGCATTCTGGATTACACTTGCAACTCCATTCCAAATCAACCTGAAAA GGCTTTGATTGTGACAAAATGTGAAATAGTCTGCCCCTCACTTGATATGGAGATTAAAAGTGATGTGAAGAAGGAAGAGACGGGAATAACCCTGAAACCTAAGCAAGAGGCACTGATCAAAATTGATGCGAAGAAAGAGGAACTTGGAATGAGTATGAAGCCCAAGCAAGAGATGGTGACAAAGTCTGCTGTTCAAATTGTTCGTGAGCAGCATGGGAA TGCTGCTCCTGCTGCACGACTGGCAATGACAAGAAGAGTGCATCCTCTTGCCTCTTTAAATCCGTATCAGGGAAATTGGACCATAAAGGTTCGACTCACAAACAAAGGCAATTTGAGGTCATATAGGAATGCCAGAGGAGAAGGCCATGTCTTCAATGTGGAGTTGACAGATGAAGAT GGTACCCAAATTCAAGCTACCATGTTTAATGAAGCGGCAACAAAATTTTATCCTAAATTTGAGTTAGGCAAAGTCTACTATATCTCAAAAGGTTCTCTCAGGGTTGCAAACAAGCAGTTTAATACCGTGCAAAATGATTACGAGATGACCCTGAATGAGAACTCCATAGTTGAAGAGGTCGAAGGGGAGGCGTTCGTCCCCGAAACCAAGTACAACTTTGTCAGGATCGATAGGTTGGGAGCTTATGTTAATGGCAGGGAGCTTGTAG ACTTGATTGGCATTGTTCAGAATGTTTCATCGACTTTAAGCATCCGGAGGAAAAGCAACAATGACACCATTCCCAAGCGCGATATCACGATTGCTGATGATTC GAATAAAACTGTTAATGTCTCTCTTTGGAATGATCTCGCAACTGATGTTGGTCAGCAGTTGCTAGACATGGTTGATACCTCTCCGGTTGTAGCTATAAAATGCCTTAAAGTAGGAGATTTCCAAG GCGTGTCTTTATCAACTTTAAGCAGAAGCACAGTGGTGATCAATCCAGACTTACCTGAAACAAAGAAGCTGAGATCCTG GTATGATTCAGAAGGGAAAGGCACTTCAATGGCATCCATTGGTTCAAACTTGATCTCCCCTAACTCCAAGACTGGATCGAGGTCCATGTATTCTGATAGGgtcttcctttctcaaataaCAGACGATCCAACTCTGGGTCAAGATAAG CCTGCCTTCTTCAGCATAAACGTCTACGTAAGTTTCATCAAGCCTGACCAGACAATGTGGTACCGAGCATGCAAGACATGCAACAAGAAGGTTACCGAAGCTGTTGGCTCTGGGTACTGGTGTGAATCGTGCCAGAAGAACGATGATCAGTGCTCCTTAAG ATATATAATGGTGGTAAAGGTCTCGGATCCTTCAGGTGAAGCCTGGCTTTCGGTTTTCAATGAGCCGGCAGAGAAAATCATGGGATGCTCTGCTGATGAGCTTGACAGGGTAAAAACAGAG GAAGGTGACGAGAAATACCAACTCAAACTGAAAGAAGCAACATGGGTTCCGCACCTGTTCCGGGTCAGCGTTGCATACACCGAGTTCATGAATGACAGGAGGCAGAGGATAACGGTCAGGGCTGAGGCTCCTGTGGACTGTGCAGCTGAGTCGAGCTACCTTTTGGAAGAGATCCACAAGTTGTCCGTCTCTTAA
- the LOC103981426 gene encoding ninja-family protein 6 codes for MEGEAAKGGTERLLLGMERSARDFLRRFVGNGYGDETTEVTEGDSDEIELSLGLSLGGCFGADPKGKKLVRSSSIASFTSLPWEPEFPIVPAAALTRTSSLPTETEEERRKRKEMQSFKRLEAKRKRLERRNSIRSGAAKAGEKPDEEVTGSMAAAVADHVAGARNGVTPPGLPAWTVGGSKRAAARPVDVPGNFPPISHGSLGSQGSSTAGACALGNRAPQGFGMTETKNSSMIHSVGNETSTKQVAVRANGIKEMERKMMEKMPFVSTRGDGPNGRRIEGFLYKYRKGEEVRIVCVCHGSFLTPAEFVKHAGGHDVTNPLRHIVVNSSPFSLL; via the exons ATGGAGGGCGAGGCAGCGAAGGGGGGAACAGAGCGGCTGTTATTGGGAATGGAACGATCCGCGAGAGATTTTTTGCGGCGATTCGTTGGGAATGGATACGGAGACGAGACGACGGAGGTGACGGAAGGGGACTCCGATGAGATCGAGCTTAGCCTCGGGCTCTCCCTCGGTGGGTGCTTCGGCGCGGACCCCAAGGGGAAGAAGCTGGTCCGCTCGTCGTCGATCGCGTCCTTCACGTCGCTTCCGTGGGAACCCGAGTTCCCGATCGTCCCGGCTGCCGCCCTGACGAGGACGAGCTCGCTGCCTACGGAGACTGAGGAGGAGCGGCGGAAGCGGAAGGAGATGCAGAGCTTCAAGAGGTTGGAGGCGAAGCGGAAGAGATTAGAGAGAAGGAATTCGATCAGGTCGGGGGCGGCAAAGGCTGGGGAAAAACCAGACGAGGAAGTGACGGGTTCGatggcagcggcggtggcggaCCATGTCGCAGGCGCAAGAAATGGGGTTACTCCTCCAGGTCTGCCGGCTTGGACGGTGGGTGGGTCGAAAAGGGCGGCTGCTCGGCCTGTGGACGTGCCTGGGAACTTTCCGCCGATCTCACATGGATCTCTTGGATCGCAGGGGAGCAGCACCGCCGGCGCGTGTGCCTTGGGCAACCGGGCACCGCAAG GGTTTGGCATGACAGAGACGAAGAACTCCTCCATGATCCACTCGGTGGGCAATGAAACATCAACCAAGCAAGTTGCTGTAAGAGCAAATGGGATAAAGGAGATGGAGAGGAAGATGATGGAGAAGATGCCATTCGTGTCTACCAGAGGCGATGGGCCCAACGGGAGGAGGATCGAAGGCTTCCTGTACAAGTACAGGAAGGGGGAAGAGGTGAGAATAGTGTGCGTGTGCCATGGCAGCTTTCTCACCCCTGCCGAGTTCGTCAAGCACGCCGGTGGCCACGACGTCACCAATCCCCTCCGCCACATCGTCGTCAACTCCTCCCCATTCTCCTTGTTGTGA